The genomic interval CATGTGGCCCCACTGGCCGTTGCGGTTCCAGTTGTGGACGAGCACGAAGGGCGTGTTGCTCGCCAGGCCGCTGGCCTCGTGCCGCTCCAGCCATCGCTCGTAGAGGCCGGCGAACCGCGGCGTTCGCTCAACCTCGAAGAGGAAGTCGACGAAGGCGGGCTTGAGGTCGTAGATGGGGACCTTCTTGGGCTTGCCCTGCCCGTTGAGCTCCGGCTCGGGAGGCAGCACCCGCTTGCTGGCGATCAGGTGCGAGTTGCCCTCGTAGCTCACCACGGGGACGCCGGCCTTGGCCGCCAGCTCGTACTGGTGCGCGGGGGCGTGGTTGTCGGGCAGGAACTCGTCCTTGCGGAAGGGGCCGCTGCCCAGCCGGAGCTCCAGCTCGTCCATGAAAGCCTCCGGCGTGACGGGCCAGCGCTCCATCGCCCACTCCTCCATGCCGTGCGAGAAGTAGGTGGTGATGGCGAGGACGTCGAAGTCGCGGCCGGGCTCGGCGGCCTCGAAACGCTTCCTCGTTTTCCAGCCCTTGCCGTGGTTGGTGTGGGTGCCGACCACCCGGACGAGGCGGTCGGTGCCGCCGAACTCCCGCTCGAAGATGCGGAAGACGTTGAGCGCCTTGGCCATGTACTTGTCCTCGACCCGCTCGCCGGGGACGTTCTGGTCGACCCACTTGGTCTGCTGGAACTGCCAGTTCCAGACTTCGTTGCTGTACTCGACCCAGACGCGGAGGCCCTCCTCGAGCGGCTCGCCGGTCTGCTCGCCGGTGGCGGGGTCGACGCCGGTGCGGACCAGGGCGGCGAGGTTCCGCACGTAGTCGTCGGTGGCCAGGTGCGGCACGCAGAGCCACAGGTCGTTGCCCGTCTGGTTGCACAGCTCGACCATCGCCTCCCAGGCCGCGCCGCCCTTCACGGGCGTCTTGGCGTCGGAGCGCGTCAGCGTCTGCACGTAGGTGGGCCAGTCGGCGGGCGTGCGGTCGGCCCAGTCTCTCTGCTCGGAATGATTCGTGAGGCCCAGGTCCATGAAGCGGAGGTGGCTCCCGCGGAAAGGCTCGATCACCGCGAGGTACGCCGGGTTCCAGCGGCTCTTGAGCGTCTCGGTGCCGGGCAGGTAGAGGTGGAGGTCGCTCACGGGGAAGGCGTCGATCTCGATCTCGAAGCCGTAGCTCTCGACCTGCGGGACGCGGTACACCCGGCGATGCACGCCGTCGTCTGTCTCGTCGTGGACGAGCTCTGCGGCGTGCGGGCGGTCCAGCCGTGCCTCGCCCCCGCCCCGCCAGGTGAGCACGTACTCGCCGGCGGGGAAGGTGTCGCCGGCGTCGACGCCGATCCGGGCGTTCACGGTCTTGCCGGCGACGGCCCCGGTCGGGTAGCCCCGCTCGTCCCAGCCCGCGACGTTCAGCCACCTGGCGGTCTTCACCAGGTCGTTGAAGGGGCTGTAGGACATGTAGTAGTTCAGGCCGCCGAGGCCCGGGCCGACGCGTGCGAAGTCCGCGGGTGCGGCGGATGCGGAGCGGGCGCCGAGCGAGGCGACGAGGAGACAGGCGAAGCGGAGAAGCGGGTGGCGCATCGGGTTGCGGAGGGAGCGGGTTGCGAGGTGCGGGTCAGGCGCCCACGCGGGCCAGCGGCGGGCGGTCGGGCAGCGTGTCGAGGTTCCAGCGGGCGAGCCGCTGCAGGAGGTCGCAGCGGGCCGCGGCCAGCGCCGGGTCGTCGATCCGGTTGTCCATCTCCCAGGGGTCGGCGGCGAGGTCGTACAGCTCGTCGCCGCCGGCCTCGCGCACGACGAGCTTGTGGCGGTGGGTCCGCACCATCTGGGCGCGGGCGAGGCTGTCGGGCACGCGCTGGTAGGTCAGCTGCTTCCGCTGGTCCGGGTCGACGTCCCCGCGGGCCGCCATCGCGGCGCGGCTGGCGGGGTCGTGGCCGCCATCGGCGAAGACCGCCTCGCGCCCGGCCCGCTCCCCCTCGATCACCGGGAGCAGGCTGCGGCCGTGGGCGCCGGGCAGCGGGGGCAGGTCCAGCAGGTCGAGCAGCGTCGGGGCCAGGTCCGTGTGATCGGTGAGCGCCTCCAGGCGGCGACCGGCGGGCAGCGACGGCGCGACGATCGCCGCGGGCACGTGCGTCAGGCAGTCGCAGAAGGAGGTGTCCCACTTCTCGACGAGCCCGTGCTGGCCGGCGTAGTCGCCGTGGTCGCTCCAGAGCAGCACGACCGTGTCATCGAAGAGGCCCTGCGCCTCGATGGCCCCGACGACCTGCCCCATCAGGTGGTCGACCTTGGCGATCATGCCCAGGTACACGGCCTGGATCTCGCGAAGGGCGGCTTCGTTCTCTTCGACGTCGGCCCCTGTCCGGTGCTCCCGCTGCGCGGTCATCGGCAGCGGGGCCCCCGCGGGCAAACCGCGCGGCCAGGCCCGCAGGGCCTCGCGATCGACCCTGGAGAACCACGGTTCCTCGACCTTGTACGGGGTGTGCGGCCGCTCGAGGTTGAGCTGCAGGAAGAAGGGCCGGTCGCGGTCGCGGTGCTCGGTGACAAAAGACACCGCCTGCTCCGCGAAGGCCTCGTCGGTGGGGTAGGAGCCGCGCCCGGCGAAGTCGCAGCGGCTGCGGGCATCGGGCGGCATCACGCCGTGGGGGTCGGGCTCGGGCTCGGCGGCCGCCTCTGCGTGTCGCCGGTAGATCTCGGCGAAGGGCGGCTTCCAAGAGTGATGATCCAGGCGCTGCCCCCGCTTCCCGGGTTCCAGGTCCGGCGGCGTCTGGCTCGCCTCAAGCGCGTGCTCCCAGCAGTGGTTCTTGCCGAAGAGCGCGGTCTGGTAGCCCGCGTCGATGAGGGTCGAGAGCAGATCGGGCCGATCCGCGGGCAGGAGTTGGGTGATGTCGCGGTACCCGTCGGTGTGCGCGTAGCGGCCGGTGACCAAGCTCACCCGCGCCGGCGTGCACTTGGGGAAGGTCGAGAAGTGCCGGGACAGCAGCACGCCGCGGCCGCACAGGGCATCCATGTGCGGCGTGTACGCGTCCGCGTCGAGGCCGTTGATGCCGAGGCAGTCGCCCCGCATCTGGTCGGTGCAGAGGATGACGAGGTTGCGTGCGGGCATGCGGAGTCGGCGAGCGTCAGGAGCTGGAGGACCCGGTGAAGGCAGCACCGGCGGCGGGCTCAGAAATCGAAGTCGCTCTGCAGCTCCGCGGCGTTCCATTCATTGACGCTGAAGCCGCTGCCGTCCACCCGGGCGAGGTTCACCACGCCCGCGTGGTCGTCGATGCTGCCGTCCTGGGCGACCTGCCAGGGCATCTGGTTCGCCTGTTCGCCGGGTGCTCCCGCGGGGTTCTCCGCCGCGATGGTGCGGGAGTCGAAGGTCCACTCCCCGCCGATGAGCCGGCCGTCCCCGTCGCCGAGCATCACGACGTTGGTCGGGACCCGCTCGAGCCGGACCGGGCGGACCCGGAAGTCGAAGGGGCCGATGCCCGGGCCTCCGCCGCCGCTGGACCCGTTGCGGTCGCCCTGCAGGTTCGTGTTCATCGCGTAATGGCAGATCGAGTTGATGTTGTCCCGCAGCGGCAGGTCGCTGGCGAAGGGGCAGTTCCACACGAAACCCGAGGCCGCGGCGAGGTTCTTGGTGCCGACGGCCTCGACGTCTTGGATGTAGTCCGTGGTCCGCATGCGGCGGAACCAGTCCCCGGGGATCTCCGGCGGGCGGACCGACGCGGCCTCCGCGGCATTCCCGCGGAACCGGTAAGGCAGGTAGCCCTTGTGGTCGGCGGCGTAGGTATGGAAACCGATCGACAGCTGCCGCAGGTTGCTGCCGCAGGACATGCTGCGGGCCGCGGCGCGGGCGGCGCCGAGTGCCGGCAGCAGGATGCCGATCAGCAGCGCGATGATGCTGATCACCACGAGCAGCTCGATGAGGGTAAAGCCTTGGCGGGCGGTTCTGGACATGAAAGAACCTTTGGAGGAGCGAGAGGTGGAGAAGGCCCCCGCTCGCCGTTGGGCGGGCCGGGGAGAGCGGGTGTTCGGGGAGAGCGGCGGTCGGGCGTCAGCGACGACGGCCCATCATCAGCAGCCCGCCAGCACCCAGAAGCGCCAGCGACGCGGGCTCGGGGATCACGGCGTTGAAGTCATCGAAGCTGGTGGTTCCCACGCCGCCGTTCCCGCCCGCGACGCCGATCACGCCGAGCCGGTACTCGGTGTCTTCTTCCTGAAAGCCGGAGAACTGGGCACTGGTGATCGACTGGGACGCGGTGCCGGTGTCGAAGACGACGCTGCCGTTGACATCGGTGACGACGGCGGAGGTGTCGACCTGCCAGTCGTTGCCGCCGTTGTTGGTGACGGTCGAAGTCAGATCGACCTCCAGCGGGCCGCCGGAGAAGTTGGCAAGCACCGACTGCGAGATGGACTCCTGGAAGCGGGTGCCGGAGTTGGCGGTGAAGCGGATCCGGTCGTCGCTCCCGAGGAAGAAGACCGAGAGCCCGCTGATCACGCCGTCGTTCAGGGCGGACTTGTTGCCGTCGCTGGTGCCGATCTCGAAGATCGTGGCGCTGCCGCTGCTGCCGGACCCGTTGGCCAGCTGGCCGATGGTGAAGCTGACGTTGACGGTGCCTTCCGTGACCGCGGCGTTGATGCCCTTGGTCAGGTAGGCGCGGTCGCCGGAGAAGTTGTCTCCGCCGTCGTTGGCCTCGATCTGGCCGACGCCGGTGAGGGTCGCGTTGCCGGCGGTGACGGCGGTGTCCCAGTCGTACGGCGACACGCCGTCGAAGTCACTGGAGAAGTTGAGGCTGGCCGACGCACTCCCGGCGCATCCGAGGGCAAGGGCGAGGCAGGCGGTGGTGGTGGTGGGGAAAGGATGCATGTCTAGAAACCTCCGTGGGGACATCAGAAGGAAGCGAGAGGGCGGGCGTCAGGCCCGCGTGGAACGGGCAACGCTGCCCGTGCGGTGAAACTCGAAAGGCAGGACGACCGGGCTCCGCGGTGTGTCTGAAGCTCCGATCAGCGCCGTCAACTCCGCCACCGCCGCTGCGCCCATGCGGAAATGCGGGGTCAGGACGCGGTCGAGCGCGAAGTCTTCGCCGCTGGCGGCGTGGTTGTCGAAGGTGATCAGCGAGAGGTCTTCGGGCAGCCGCAGCGACAGCGACAACGCCGCCATCGCCATCACGCGGCCGTGCTCGTTGGAGCAGATCATCGCGGTGGGGCGGTCGGGCCGCTGGAGCATCCGCACGCACTCCTCGAAGAGGCGGCCGGGCGCGTACACGCCGCGGACGCGAGGACGAAGCGTCTCGATCCGGGGCTTGAGCCCCCGCTCCCGCATCGCCCGGGCGTAGCCGACCCGCCGGTCGGCCACGCTGTAGTGGTGCTCCTCGCTGGTGAGGTCATCGGCTTCCGAAGCGCGGTCCACGAACCACGCGCTGCGGTGCCCGTGGTCGAGCACGAAGCGGGTCGCCTCCAAGGCGGCGCCTTCATCGGCGGGGTGGACGCAGTTGCTCTCGCGCTTGCGATTGATCCAGAAGGAGGGGATGTGGCAGCGGTCGATCAGGTCGCGGACCGTCGCCGGCGTGCCGAAGACGTAGTTGATCAGCAGGCCGTCGACGGCGTTCTCGCGGACGATCCGCGGGGCGCGGGCGTCGTCGTCGCCGCGGTGAAGCGGCGAGTCGATGACGTCGCGGAGCAGGCAGAGGCCTCGCTCATGGAGCGCGTGGTCGAGCCCGGCGTCGAACTCGGGGGCGTGCACCGAGCGGGAAAGCTCCGGGCTGCGGATCATCCCCAGGTAGCCGGTGCGGCCGTTGCGGGTCGCGGCGGCGGCCGCGTTGGGCCGGTAGCCGAGGGCGGCCGCGGCGGCGAAGACCCGCTGGCGGGTCGATTCCGCGACGCGGCCTTTGCCGCTGAAGGACCGCGACACCGTCATGTGCGTGACGCCGACGGCACGGGCGACGTCGTTGAGCGTGGGGGCGTTCGACATGCAGGGGGTCCGAGTGGACGAAGACGCGTCGGGAGCGACCGGAGCCGCAGCCGAGAGAGCCAATGTTATCGTGAGAGCAACGGCTGTCAACCGGATCTTCTCCCGCCGCTGCGGTCGCCGGAGTCTCCCCCGTCGACGACGCTTTGATCCCGCTCGTCTCCGGCCAAACTCGAAGGATGAACGCCCGCCCCAACGTCCTGTGGATCTGCACCGACAGCCAGCGGTGGGACACGCTGGGCTGCTACGGCAACGGCTGGGTCGCCACGCCGAACCTCGACCGGCTCGCCGCCGGCGGCGTCCGTTTCGCCAACGCCTTCAGCCAGAGCCCGCTGTGTACGCCCAGCCGCGGGAGCTTCCTCACCGGCCGCTACCCGGTGACCAACCGCCTGCGGCAGAACGGGCAGGAGTGCCCGCCGGACCTGCGGCCGGTCACCCGCGACCTCGCGGACGCCGGCTACGCCTGCGGGCTTGTCGGCAAGCTGCACCTCAACCCCTGCGACCGCCGGCTGGCGCTGGGCCCGGACTGGTGGAAGAGCGACAAGCGGGACTGGTTCCGCGGGGCAGAGCCGCGGCTGGACGACGGGTACTCGGTGTTCGAGTGGGACCACGCCGCCAAGAGCGAGGACCCGGCGAGCGCCTACGGCCGCTGGCTCCGCGGCCGCGGGGTGAGCGTGCCGCTGGAGAAGCCGCCACGGGAGGATTGTGGATCCGTGCGGGTCGGCCCCTCGGTCGAGAACCACCAGAGCACCTGGGGCTGCGAGCGGGCGATGACCTTCGTCGAGAGCTACGCCGATGACCCGCACCCGTGGCTGCTGTCGCTGAATCTGTTCGACCCGCACTTCCCCTTCGACCCGCCGCCGGAGCTGCTGGATCGCCACCTCGACCGGCTCGACGACATCCCCCTGCCGGTCGACGCGGACCGGGAGCCCGCGACGCACCCGGCGTGGCGGCGGCGTTGGGCGGAGCGCGACGCGGGCCGGAGCGAACGGGAGCACCGGCTGGTCCGCGCTGCCTACTGGGCGATGATCGACCTCCTCGACGCGCAGGTCGGCCGCCTGCTCGACACGCTCGACCGCACCGGGCAGAGAGAGGACACCCTGGTGATCTTCACCAGCGACCACGGCGAGATGCTCGGCGACCACGGGCTCTACAAGAAGGGTCCGGCCCTGTACGAGCCCGCGGTGCACGTGCCGCTGATCCTCTCGCAGCCCGAGACGCTCCCGGCGGGGGAGGTCGTGGACGAGCTGGTGGAGCTTTCGGACCTGGTGCCGACGCTGCGGGAACGCTGCGGGCTGGAGCCGGGGGCCGCGGTGCAGGGCCGCTCGCTCGCGCCGCTGCTGGGCGGCGACGGTGACGGCGGCGACGGTCCCTGGCGCGACAGCGTCTACGCCGAGTACCTCAACGCGAATCCGGACGAGCCGCCGGTGTACCTGACGATGCTCCGCACCCGCGACGCGAAGCTGATCCGCTGCCACGGCGGCGAGGGCAGCGCGCTCTTCGACCTCGCGGCCGACCCGCACGAGCAGCGGAACCTCTGGGCCGATCCCGGGTCCGCCGCACGCAAGACCGACATGCTTCTCCGCCTCACCGACCGGCAGGCACGCACGGCCGATCCGCTGCCGCGCCGCGTCGGCGTCTTCTGAAGCGAAGCCCCCGCATGAAGCGACCGCACGACGCACGAACCGTTTGGCACCCCGGCAACGCGGATCCCGAGGCCGGGGTGGATTGGGTGACCTTCGAGCGCACGTTCGACCTTGACGGTCCGCCTGAGATCGCGCCGCTGTGCCTCTTCGCCACGCATCGGTACCGGCTGCGGGTGAACGGCCGGGTGGTGGCGTCGGGCCCCGCCCGCTACGTGCCGGGCACGGAGTGGCACGACGAGCTGGACCTGCGGCCGCACCTGCGAGCGGGCCGCAACCAGATCGTGGTGGCGTGCTGCTTCCTGGACAGTGTGAACTTCCAGCACGCGCGGGAGCCGCGGGGGCGGTTCCTCGCCTGGGGCGGGGTCCGGGAGGCTGGCAAAGAACCGGTCGATCTCGCCACGCCCGGAGCCTGGCGGTGCCGTCGTCCCTGCGGGCACGCGGCCGGTGCGCCTTCTTTCTCCTTCGCGATCGGCCCGGTCGAGGTGCTGGACACGCGGATCGCCGGCGGGGGTTGGCAGCGTCCCGAGCCGGTGCCCGCCTGCGCGGAGCCGCGGACCACGCCGCGCCTCACGCCGTACGCGACCGGGAAGATCGTGACGCCCGAGGCCGTGTTCGTGGCGGGTGTGGAGGCGAGCGAGACGCGCGTCGGCTACGTGAGCGTCGTCCGCGGGGTGGAGCCGGGGGAGCGGGAGGCGGTGCGACGCCAGGCCTCCCGCTACGCCCTCTGCCTGCACAGCCCGGAGACTCAGCGGGTGCCGTTGTTTCTGCACTGGGGGCCGCACTTCGTCAACGGCGTGGAGCTCGAGCCCGAGGACGTGCCCGGGCACGGGAACAAGCAGGCGGTGGAGGTGGAGCTGCGGGCGGGATGGAACCTCCTGTGCGGCGAGCCGCAGCAGGTGCAGCCGCGGCACCCGGTGATGATCGGCTGGCCGGAGGACGCGCAGCTGGCGGCGCGGTCGCGGCCGGACCCGGGCGATGCGGCCGCGCTCCGCTTCCTGGATCCCGAGGAGATCGACCCCGCCGCGTCGTGGCGCCGCGGCGCCCCGTCCCGCGTCGAGGACCTGCCGGGCGCGGCGTGGCGGACGCGGCCGCGCGGCGGCGTGCTCCCGCTTCCGGCGCGGGAGATGAGCTGGGACCGACCCGCCGCGGCGGAGGCGAAGCCGTCGCTGCCGGTCCGCCGGTCATCCGGCGGTGGCGCCTTCACCGCCGTGCTGGATTTCGCCGACGAGTTCCTCGGGCACGTGGTCGTGAAGATCGACGCGCCCGCGGGAACGATCGTCGACGTCGGCTGCGACGAGCGCCGCCGGGCCGACGGGTGCCTGGACTGGTTCGGCGCGAACCCCTTCGTCGACAGCGCCGATCGCTTCGTCGCCGCCGGGGGCCGGCAGACGCTGGAGACCTTCCACCCCCGCGGCGGCCGCTTCCTGCAGGTGACGCTGCGTCCGCCGGCGGCGGCGCCGGCGCCGGATCCGCGGTCCGCGGACCGCGGGCCGCTGAGCCTCGAAAGCGTCACGGTCCGCGACGCGCACTGCCCGCCCGCGTACGACCGGCCGGCTCCCCCGCTGCACGACGAGCTGCTCGCCTGGGCGTGGCGCACCGGGGTGAACACGCTGCGCGCGAGCACCGAGGAAGTTCACTGCGATTCGCCCTGGCGGGAGCGGGGCCTGTACCTGGGGGACGGCCACGTGCAGTCGATGGCGGAGACGCTGGTGACCACCGACGCCAGCCTCGGCCGCCGGGCGCTGCAGCTGTTCGCGGCGGGTCAGTTTCCCGACGGGCAGCTGCCCTGCGTCGTGCCCTCCTGGCTGGCCGAGCCGCACGGCGACTTCACGCTCATCTACGCGGTTTGGCTCCGCGACTTCCACGCCGCGGTGGACGATCTCGCGCTCGTTCGTGCGTGCCTGCCCGCCGTGGACCGCCTGCTCGCGAGCCCGGCGTGGCGAAAATCTCCGCGGTCGATCCTCTGGGACGCGACCGAGGCGAACCGGCTCTTCATCGACTGGGGATGCCTCAAAGGGGCGCGCCGCTACGACGAGAACGCGACGCTGAACGCCTTCCGCTTCGCGGCGCTCGGCGCCGCGGCGGACCTGCACGCAGCGGCCGGCGGGGACGCCGAAGCGGGCCGGTTGCGGGAGGAAGCCGACCGCGTGCGCGACGCGTACCGGGAGCGGCTGTGGCTCGCCGGAGCGGGCCGCTTCGCCGGCGGGTTCGTGGACGGCGAGCCGGTGGAGCGGGAGGTGATCCACCCCAACGTGCTCGCGCTGGCCCTCGGGCTTGCGGCCCCCGAGCACGAGGAGCGGCTGACCGAGCACGTGGTCGGCCGCCTCGAAACGAACGCGGAGCACGCCGCCCGCGGCGTCCCGCACGACGACTTCGTCGAGCTGTACTTCCTGAAGCACGCCCTGCAGGCGCTGCACCGCGTCGGCCGCCGCGGCGTCGCGGAGCGGGTGGTCCGCGACCACCTCTGCATCCTGCGCGAGCACGGCACGCCCACGCTCTGGGAGTGCGTCCACCGGGGCGTGAAGAACCGCGGGAGCGCCTGCCACTCCTGGTCCGCCGGCTACCTGCACCACCTCGCTCGGCGGTGAACCGCCGGCGTGCTGCGCACCGTCAGGCCCGCGCCTCCTCCGCGGTCACCCGCCGCTGCCCGGCGGGCTTCATCGCTTCGGGGCCGAGCACCTCGGGCAGCTCCTCGCCCAGCTCGCTCATCCGCCGCAGCAGGCGTTCCCGCATCGCCTCCCGCACCGGCGTGTGCGACTCGAACGACACCAGGTTGAACAGCTCGTACGGGTCGTGCAGCAGGTCGTAGAGCTCCACCTCCCGGAGCCGGTCCTGCCCGCCGGTGTAGCCGGCCCGGTGCCAGTCGGGCCGGTCCGGGTCGCGGGTGATGTACTTCCAGCGGCGGGTGCGGACCGTCCGCCCCCAGCACGCCTCGCTCACCTGCACGTACACCTCCTCGGGCCAGGACGCCACGGCGTCCGGCTCCTTCCGCACCAGCGGCAGCAGGCTGCGGCCCTCGAAGGTGTCGGGAACGTCGATGCCCGCCGCGTCGAGCAGCGTCGCGGGCAGGTCCACCAGCGAGACGAGCGGGTCGACCCGGCCGCCGCCTTTGAACGGCCCGCCGGCGAGCACCGTGGGCACGCGGATCGAGGCCTCGTGGCCGGAGCGCTTGTCCTGGGCGTTGCGGGTCTCGAAGTGGCAGCCGTGGTCGGAGGTGAACAGGATCACGGTGTTGTCGAGCTGGCCGTGGCTCTGCAGCGCGTCGCACACCCGGCCGAGCGCCTCGTCGAGGCGCTTGACCATCCCGAAGTAGCCGCCCAGGTGGCCCGGAGCCGAGCCGCCCACCGCGGTGCCGGCGGAGCCGAGGCTCGGCAGCGAGGCCAGATCGGGCGGGCACCAGCGGCCGGTGTACGGCTGCCGCCAGCCGTCGGGGGCCACGTAGTCGTACGCGTGGTTCTGGTGGTGCGGCTCCAGGAAGCTGCAGAACGCGAAGAAGGGGTGCTCGTCGCGGTCGGGCGCCCGCAGCCGGTCGTCGAGGTGCCGGATGAGCGCGTCCGCGAGCGCGTCGACGCGGTAGCCGGGCAGGTCGACGGGTTGCCCGTCCCGGTCCCAGAGCCGGGTGTGGTACGCGTCGGAGGTCTGCTCGAGGAGGTTCGCGGCCAGCCAGTACCCGTAGCCGCCACGCTGCTCCGGCGGCACCGGACCCCGCACGCCGCGGTCGTCGGCGAGGTGCCACTTGCCCAGGTAGCCGGTGCGGTAGCCGGCCTCGGTGAAGAGCGTGCCGAGGTTGGGCAGCTCCCGGGTGAGGCCGATGCCGTTGGTCACGGTGCCGTTGGTGGTCGCGTGCGTCCCGGTCTGCAGGCAGGCCCGGGCCGGGCCGCACACCGGCTGGCAGGTGAAGCTGCGGTGCACGTCGGTGCCGCCGCGGGCGAGGCGGTCCAGGTTGGGCGTGAGGCCCAGCGGGCAGCCGTGCACGCCGGTGGTGTCGTGGCGTTGCTGGTCGGTGAAGAAGACCAGGACGTTGGGGCGAGGGGTGGTGCTCATGCGGAGGCGGCGCCGGCGGCACCGGCGGTGGCGGGCGGGCCGACGAGCATCCCCTCCGGCAGCTCCGCGGGCATCGGGGCCGGCCGCTCCGCGGTGCTGCCGAGGCGGACGAACCCCGCCCGCTCGGCCGACTCCCCGCAGGCGACGATCGCGTCGAGCACGTGCAGGCCGAGGGCGCCGGAGCAGCGGGGCTCGCGGTTCTCCGCGAGCGCGGCCGCCATGTCGGCCAGCCCGACCGATCGCTCGAAGCCCGTCGGCGTCGCGGCTCCGAGCTCGCGCGGCCCGTCCTCGTCCACCCGCTGAAGGATCGGCAGCAGGTCGAACTGGTTGGGGTCGGGCACCCGGAGGGCGCCCTCGGTTCCGTACACCGTGATCGGCCGCTGCCGGTCGTAGAAGCTCACCCGCGTCGCGAAGGAGGTGCTCAGCGTCCCGGTCGGCCCCGAGGCGAAACGCAGGATCGCGGCGAAGTGATCGGGCACCTCGATCTCGAAGCCCTCGCCGTGCCGAGGGCCGGGGCCACCGGCGGCGTCCCGGTGCGTGATCTCCCGCCGCGGGATCTTCTTGTCGGCGAAGCAGCCGACCGTGGAGACCGGCCCGAGAAGGTTCACCAGCGCCGTGAGGTAGTACGGCCCCATGTCGAACATCGGCCCGCCGCCGGGCTGGTAGAAGAACTCGGGATTGGGGTGCCAGTGCTCCACGCCGCGGGCGAACATCCGGGCGTCGAAGTGCAGCGGCTCGCCGATGAGCCCGTCGTCGATCGCCCGGCGAGCCGTCTGCTGCCCGGCGCCCAGGAAAGTGTCCGGGGCGGTACCGACGGTGAGGCCCGCGGCCGCGGCCTCGGCCAGCAGCGCCGAGCTCTCTTCGCGGTCGGTGCCCAGCGGCTTCTCGCCGAAGACGTGCTTGCCCGCGGCGATGGCCCGGCGGCCGGTCTCCGCGTGCGCGGTCGGGATCGTCAGGTTCAGCACGCAGTCGACCTCCGCGGCCGCGAAAAGCTCGTCCACGCCGTAGGCCGCGGGCACGCCGAAGCCTGCCGCCGCGGACTCCGCCGCCTCGCGACGGAGATCGGCCACGGCGACGATCTCGAAGCCGCGGTGGGTCGCGGCGTGGGGCAGGTACTTCTTGCGGGCGATGTTGCCGCAGCCCAGGACGCCGACGCGGAGGGGTCTGGAATCAGCCATGGAGGAGCGGGAAGAGGGAGAAGTCGCGGCGAGAGACGCCGCCCGCCGCGGACCGCGACGGTTCTGAAGCCCGGACCGCCGCGATCCGCGGCGCCGGAAAGGTACCGGCCCCGCTCGCGGTGGCGCCGGAGCCGGGGCGCCACCGGTCCGGCGGCCGGCTTCTCCGGGCCCGGCACGCCCCGCCCGGAGCGAGGCGAGGCGAGGCGGCGTGCGGCTTCCC from Phycisphaera mikurensis NBRC 102666 carries:
- a CDS encoding sulfatase-like hydrolase/transferase, which encodes MSTTPRPNVLVFFTDQQRHDTTGVHGCPLGLTPNLDRLARGGTDVHRSFTCQPVCGPARACLQTGTHATTNGTVTNGIGLTRELPNLGTLFTEAGYRTGYLGKWHLADDRGVRGPVPPEQRGGYGYWLAANLLEQTSDAYHTRLWDRDGQPVDLPGYRVDALADALIRHLDDRLRAPDRDEHPFFAFCSFLEPHHQNHAYDYVAPDGWRQPYTGRWCPPDLASLPSLGSAGTAVGGSAPGHLGGYFGMVKRLDEALGRVCDALQSHGQLDNTVILFTSDHGCHFETRNAQDKRSGHEASIRVPTVLAGGPFKGGGRVDPLVSLVDLPATLLDAAGIDVPDTFEGRSLLPLVRKEPDAVASWPEEVYVQVSEACWGRTVRTRRWKYITRDPDRPDWHRAGYTGGQDRLREVELYDLLHDPYELFNLVSFESHTPVREAMRERLLRRMSELGEELPEVLGPEAMKPAGQRRVTAEEARA
- a CDS encoding alpha-L-rhamnosidase-related protein is translated as MKRPHDARTVWHPGNADPEAGVDWVTFERTFDLDGPPEIAPLCLFATHRYRLRVNGRVVASGPARYVPGTEWHDELDLRPHLRAGRNQIVVACCFLDSVNFQHAREPRGRFLAWGGVREAGKEPVDLATPGAWRCRRPCGHAAGAPSFSFAIGPVEVLDTRIAGGGWQRPEPVPACAEPRTTPRLTPYATGKIVTPEAVFVAGVEASETRVGYVSVVRGVEPGEREAVRRQASRYALCLHSPETQRVPLFLHWGPHFVNGVELEPEDVPGHGNKQAVEVELRAGWNLLCGEPQQVQPRHPVMIGWPEDAQLAARSRPDPGDAAALRFLDPEEIDPAASWRRGAPSRVEDLPGAAWRTRPRGGVLPLPAREMSWDRPAAAEAKPSLPVRRSSGGGAFTAVLDFADEFLGHVVVKIDAPAGTIVDVGCDERRRADGCLDWFGANPFVDSADRFVAAGGRQTLETFHPRGGRFLQVTLRPPAAAPAPDPRSADRGPLSLESVTVRDAHCPPAYDRPAPPLHDELLAWAWRTGVNTLRASTEEVHCDSPWRERGLYLGDGHVQSMAETLVTTDASLGRRALQLFAAGQFPDGQLPCVVPSWLAEPHGDFTLIYAVWLRDFHAAVDDLALVRACLPAVDRLLASPAWRKSPRSILWDATEANRLFIDWGCLKGARRYDENATLNAFRFAALGAAADLHAAAGGDAEAGRLREEADRVRDAYRERLWLAGAGRFAGGFVDGEPVEREVIHPNVLALALGLAAPEHEERLTEHVVGRLETNAEHAARGVPHDDFVELYFLKHALQALHRVGRRGVAERVVRDHLCILREHGTPTLWECVHRGVKNRGSACHSWSAGYLHHLARR
- a CDS encoding Gfo/Idh/MocA family protein; the encoded protein is MADSRPLRVGVLGCGNIARKKYLPHAATHRGFEIVAVADLRREAAESAAAGFGVPAAYGVDELFAAAEVDCVLNLTIPTAHAETGRRAIAAGKHVFGEKPLGTDREESSALLAEAAAAGLTVGTAPDTFLGAGQQTARRAIDDGLIGEPLHFDARMFARGVEHWHPNPEFFYQPGGGPMFDMGPYYLTALVNLLGPVSTVGCFADKKIPRREITHRDAAGGPGPRHGEGFEIEVPDHFAAILRFASGPTGTLSTSFATRVSFYDRQRPITVYGTEGALRVPDPNQFDLLPILQRVDEDGPRELGAATPTGFERSVGLADMAAALAENREPRCSGALGLHVLDAIVACGESAERAGFVRLGSTAERPAPMPAELPEGMLVGPPATAGAAGAASA